In the Candidatus Lokiarchaeota archaeon genome, one interval contains:
- a CDS encoding aminotransferase class I/II-fold pyridoxal phosphate-dependent enzyme, with the protein MKMSITPRAANLEYAIRDIVVAARAYEKRENKAPLYLNIGDPLKYDWETPDFMVEALCSAAEEGHNGYAPSEGKDVLKQAAADKEKRVNDINIDPERIIVTTGVSEAIQFLAGALVENGSEFLVPGPAYPPYISFISYFGGKPVTYCTNEEDNWNPDIDDLRSKINEKTAGILVINPNNPTGAVYDKSALEEIANIAAEYKLPLISDEIYDQLTYDKKQTPMVKAAKDVPVVGFNGISKVYLAPGWRIGYVYFHDDDGELEPLRDAMVRQARIRICTNGPAQHGAVAALKSNGSHLESVMQRLRKRRDFIHERLNAIDSISTTLPQAAFYIMPKVDLKGRWKNDKEFVLDVLNETGVVFVPGSGFCPKYGANHFRSVFLPPLDTLEKAMNRLESFMQKH; encoded by the coding sequence ATGAAGATGAGTATTACTCCGCGAGCTGCAAATCTAGAATACGCAATTCGAGATATTGTAGTGGCGGCTCGAGCATATGAGAAACGTGAAAATAAGGCACCGCTTTACCTCAACATAGGCGACCCGCTCAAGTATGACTGGGAAACGCCAGATTTTATGGTAGAAGCGCTTTGTTCAGCAGCAGAAGAAGGTCACAATGGCTATGCACCATCCGAAGGTAAGGACGTTCTGAAGCAAGCTGCAGCAGACAAAGAAAAACGAGTAAATGACATCAACATAGACCCTGAAAGGATCATTGTCACTACTGGTGTTTCCGAAGCAATCCAATTCCTTGCAGGTGCACTTGTAGAGAATGGATCCGAATTTCTTGTGCCAGGACCGGCTTATCCGCCGTATATTTCATTCATCAGTTACTTCGGGGGCAAACCTGTAACATACTGTACAAACGAAGAGGACAACTGGAACCCAGATATTGATGATCTCCGCAGCAAAATCAATGAGAAAACAGCTGGAATCCTAGTCATCAACCCCAACAATCCAACGGGGGCAGTCTATGATAAATCAGCTCTGGAAGAAATAGCTAATATTGCCGCTGAGTACAAACTCCCGCTCATCAGTGACGAAATCTATGATCAACTGACCTATGACAAAAAACAAACACCTATGGTCAAAGCAGCCAAGGACGTGCCAGTGGTTGGATTCAATGGAATAAGCAAGGTTTACCTCGCCCCAGGTTGGCGAATTGGATATGTCTACTTCCATGACGATGACGGAGAACTAGAGCCCTTGCGAGATGCTATGGTTCGACAGGCGAGAATACGAATCTGTACAAATGGGCCAGCACAACATGGCGCAGTTGCGGCCCTGAAAAGCAACGGCAGTCATCTAGAAAGCGTGATGCAACGACTAAGAAAGCGAAGAGATTTCATTCATGAACGGCTCAATGCTATAGACTCCATTTCAACAACGCTCCCCCAAGCAGCATTCTACATCATGCCCAAAGTTGATCTTAAGGGCAGGTGGAAGAATGATAAGGAATTCGTCTTGGATGTACTGAATGAAACAGGCGTAGTATTCGTCCCTGGTTCAGGCTTTTGTCCGAAGTATGGGGCTAATCACTTTAGAAGTGTCTTTTTGCCACCACTAGATACACTTGAGAAGGCCATGAACAGACTGGAAAGCTTCATGCAGAAGCATTAG
- a CDS encoding glycyl-radical enzyme activating protein, protein MKGLITKIERCSTEDGPGIRTTVFLKGCPMRCLWCHNVEAIDSDPHLVWHESKCIGDLACIEVCQYNALEMTKSGLVINRERCCLCRMCEDTCPSGALEIIGTEWEPMELVNEIARDSIFFEQSGGGVTFSGGEPTQQIEFLETVAKALRKEGIHVALDTCGYCSEEVMLRAIENVDLILYDLKTMDPHKHKEYTGMTLDTVIHNARLVGETDIPTWVRTPVIPGYTDSNNNIKRIARFIREDMPNVQRYDLLAFNRMCTDKYHLLGREYPLDGVSLMTRNRMEELADIGRDEGLETVEWSGMTRRSNSDGGKS, encoded by the coding sequence TTGAAAGGCCTGATAACAAAAATAGAGAGATGCTCAACAGAGGATGGGCCAGGCATCCGGACAACAGTTTTTCTGAAAGGGTGTCCAATGAGATGCCTCTGGTGTCACAATGTAGAAGCAATTGATAGCGACCCCCATCTTGTATGGCATGAATCAAAGTGCATAGGTGATTTGGCTTGTATCGAAGTGTGTCAATACAACGCTTTAGAGATGACCAAGTCAGGTTTGGTTATCAATCGAGAAAGATGTTGTCTTTGCAGGATGTGTGAGGACACATGCCCGTCAGGCGCACTAGAAATCATAGGTACAGAGTGGGAACCTATGGAACTTGTTAACGAGATTGCTCGAGATTCTATATTCTTCGAACAATCCGGTGGTGGAGTAACATTCTCAGGAGGCGAACCCACACAACAGATTGAATTCTTGGAAACCGTTGCTAAGGCCCTCAGGAAAGAAGGGATTCACGTGGCCCTCGATACTTGTGGATACTGTAGTGAGGAGGTCATGTTGCGAGCAATAGAGAATGTTGACTTGATTCTATACGATCTCAAAACCATGGATCCGCATAAACACAAAGAATACACAGGGATGACTCTAGACACCGTGATTCATAACGCTCGTCTTGTTGGGGAGACCGATATTCCAACTTGGGTTCGTACCCCTGTAATTCCAGGCTATACAGATTCAAATAACAACATCAAGCGTATTGCCCGTTTCATACGAGAAGACATGCCTAATGTTCAACGATATGATTTGTTGGCATTCAACCGGATGTGTACTGACAAATACCATTTACTTGGAAGAGAGTATCCTCTTGACGGGGTCTCTCTGATGACTAGGAATCGGATGGAGGAGCTGGCTGATATAGGTCGAGATGAAGGTCTCGAAACTGTTGAGTGGTCGGGAATGACACGAAGAAGCAACTCAGATGGGGGTAAATCATGA
- a CDS encoding amino acid-binding protein — protein sequence MWEKICDKFEAYPQRLVVAQEIVRHGLRVEAPGVVKCGDIGISLTAIGEAVGVDRRTVRSMTEDVCADEELCEFFSRLQPAGPSLENVCEVFGYGFVKIYVESPENPGILSEVTATIAGYGVAIRQVVAEDVAIYQKPCLKVITQKPLRGAIIETLSNITGVTRVIIEN from the coding sequence ATGTGGGAAAAGATATGTGACAAATTTGAAGCCTATCCTCAGCGGTTGGTTGTTGCGCAGGAGATAGTTCGTCACGGTCTAAGAGTTGAAGCGCCCGGTGTGGTTAAGTGTGGTGACATTGGCATTTCGTTGACAGCTATAGGTGAAGCAGTAGGTGTTGATAGGCGCACAGTGCGCTCCATGACTGAAGATGTGTGTGCCGATGAAGAGCTTTGCGAGTTCTTCTCACGCCTACAACCTGCGGGACCATCGCTTGAGAACGTTTGCGAAGTCTTTGGTTACGGTTTTGTCAAGATCTACGTGGAGTCACCAGAGAATCCTGGAATCCTTTCAGAAGTGACTGCGACTATTGCGGGATACGGAGTGGCAATCCGTCAGGTAGTGGCCGAAGATGTAGCTATCTATCAAAAACCGTGCCTGAAGGTTATCACTCAGAAACCCCTCCGCGGTGCGATTATTGAGACTTTGTCAAACATAACAGGAGTAACTAGGGTCATCATAGAAAACTGA
- a CDS encoding ABC transporter permease subunit, translating to MDVREVRQYATIGIPVALLLVFLVYPVLSVLARGLFVGPGSPFLEVWSSPVTHRVFRFTIVQAVVSTIVTVLLGLPGGIILAKLDFRGKELVQAAMLIPFVLPPIVVVVGFLRMFGQGGFIDSILMFVLRSDTSVLDLASGFTGIVLAHVFYNIPLVALIVSASLERLNPEIEESADILGANPLQKFRRIVLPHILKSIVAASLLTFLFCFMSFPIILALGQGRYATVEVRIWSAFRFADYGEASALALIQLIITLILSYWYVTIGRSDTNATGQTRAVKTVHFRDLRGVFQFLAALYTVFVSILIVGPIVSVFGSSFYSPITDEFTLRGFVNLVQLGSGKGLRPLINSLFYATLSTFFAVLIAIPLAYRQRFDHSRVATVTSAITLLPLGISSITLAYGLMRAIAVPLGLSTNPWPLIVIAQTIIGLPFTVRAIEIAVKDIDRSLIEQADLLGASRLERLFFIELPLIAPGILVGATFSFAMAIGEMSATLFIALPQNTTLAVAIYQYLAVRKFVEAGAAALVLTLCCSAAFLSIERLSDKAAGGAL from the coding sequence ATGGACGTACGGGAAGTGAGGCAATATGCCACTATTGGGATTCCCGTCGCACTCCTGCTCGTATTCCTTGTCTATCCTGTTCTTTCAGTTCTTGCCAGAGGGCTTTTTGTTGGCCCCGGCTCTCCCTTCTTGGAGGTCTGGTCTTCACCAGTAACACATCGTGTCTTTAGGTTTACAATTGTCCAAGCAGTGGTTAGCACCATTGTTACAGTACTTCTTGGACTTCCCGGTGGAATCATACTCGCAAAATTGGACTTTCGTGGAAAAGAACTGGTTCAAGCTGCTATGCTTATTCCGTTTGTATTGCCTCCAATTGTCGTTGTAGTTGGTTTTCTCCGGATGTTCGGTCAGGGAGGCTTCATCGACTCTATTCTGATGTTCGTCCTTAGATCAGATACTTCAGTCTTGGATTTGGCCTCTGGCTTTACTGGAATAGTGCTCGCTCACGTCTTTTACAATATACCCCTAGTTGCTCTTATTGTATCAGCATCACTTGAAAGACTGAACCCTGAGATTGAAGAAAGCGCTGATATTCTTGGAGCTAATCCACTACAGAAGTTCAGACGTATCGTCCTTCCACACATTCTGAAGTCGATTGTCGCTGCCAGCCTGTTGACGTTTCTATTTTGCTTCATGTCATTTCCAATCATTCTTGCTCTTGGGCAGGGTCGCTACGCTACAGTCGAAGTACGAATTTGGAGTGCTTTTCGTTTCGCGGACTACGGAGAAGCCAGCGCCTTGGCGTTAATTCAGTTGATAATCACATTGATTCTGTCATATTGGTATGTGACCATTGGTAGATCAGATACTAATGCTACAGGGCAAACGAGAGCTGTAAAAACAGTTCATTTTCGAGATCTCAGAGGAGTCTTTCAGTTCCTTGCCGCATTGTATACAGTCTTCGTATCCATCCTAATCGTGGGACCCATAGTTTCGGTATTTGGCTCCTCATTCTACAGTCCAATAACAGATGAGTTCACACTACGGGGTTTCGTCAATCTAGTGCAACTGGGTTCAGGGAAAGGACTTCGGCCACTTATCAACTCCCTTTTCTATGCTACTCTCTCAACTTTCTTTGCGGTTCTAATTGCTATACCACTAGCATATCGCCAACGGTTTGATCATTCTCGGGTTGCTACTGTAACTTCAGCCATCACGCTCTTGCCCTTGGGAATATCATCCATCACGCTAGCTTATGGCCTTATGAGAGCAATTGCTGTACCACTGGGCTTGAGTACAAATCCGTGGCCTCTCATCGTCATCGCTCAGACAATAATTGGCCTTCCGTTTACTGTTCGAGCAATTGAAATCGCAGTGAAAGACATAGATCGATCACTGATTGAACAAGCAGATTTGCTTGGTGCATCGAGGTTAGAAAGATTGTTTTTCATAGAGCTGCCGCTTATTGCTCCTGGAATACTAGTAGGTGCCACATTCTCTTTTGCCATGGCTATCGGAGAGATGTCCGCAACATTGTTCATAGCACTCCCGCAGAATACTACATTGGCAGTAGCGATATACCAATATCTAGCAGTCCGGAAGTTTGTTGAAGCAGGAGCAGCGGCTCTAGTTCTTACTCTTTGCTGTTCTGCGGCCTTTCTATCAATTGAACGTCTATCCGACAAAGCTGCCGGAGGTGCGCTTTAG
- a CDS encoding GNAT family N-acetyltransferase, whose protein sequence is MIIRKGKMWDCNDLLTVYQTTRWSEEYTTEEVKEEHRLAGLERWGWLVAEKDDQVIGEIIFRVEPTPNKGLVGIIRSIDVDIRFQKQGVGRQLVSEAESILKKRQAQRILIRSPPTAYNFWMKLGYFGRGKLTWIEDEIENIPVMRTSSISTHRLREFDDLPDSLRFSHLALADSLAKAASDVVDKNEVGRVLEFQREGKPIGAGVVVKKDAKKAEFVADVVPDGLDSFPVIVSRTARAANRWTTTTAFSIVPDDSLGEYIGSGTWDIKEARDIPVTKLL, encoded by the coding sequence ATGATAATCCGCAAAGGCAAGATGTGGGATTGCAATGATTTGCTTACCGTTTATCAGACGACACGATGGTCCGAAGAATATACCACTGAGGAGGTCAAAGAAGAACATCGCCTTGCTGGATTGGAGCGGTGGGGATGGCTTGTTGCTGAGAAGGATGACCAGGTCATTGGAGAAATCATATTCCGTGTTGAACCTACTCCAAACAAAGGACTAGTTGGGATAATACGAAGTATTGATGTTGATATTCGTTTTCAGAAGCAAGGTGTGGGTCGTCAGCTCGTTTCAGAAGCTGAGAGTATTTTGAAGAAGAGGCAGGCCCAACGAATACTGATTCGTTCTCCTCCTACCGCATATAACTTCTGGATGAAGCTTGGCTACTTTGGAAGAGGTAAACTAACGTGGATCGAAGATGAAATTGAAAACATCCCGGTCATGCGAACCTCAAGTATCTCAACCCATCGACTCAGAGAGTTCGACGATTTGCCAGATTCTTTACGGTTTTCTCATCTTGCTCTTGCCGATTCATTGGCGAAAGCAGCCAGTGATGTTGTTGACAAAAATGAAGTTGGTAGGGTACTGGAATTCCAAAGAGAAGGAAAACCGATTGGAGCCGGTGTGGTCGTCAAGAAAGATGCTAAGAAGGCTGAATTCGTTGCAGATGTAGTTCCTGATGGGTTAGATTCCTTTCCTGTAATTGTGAGTAGAACTGCCAGAGCAGCAAATCGTTGGACCACTACAACAGCATTCAGTATCGTTCCAGATGATTCACTGGGAGAATATATCGGGTCTGGCACATGGGATATCAAGGAAGCACGTGATATCCCCGTGACTAAACTTCTCTAG
- a CDS encoding thiamine ABC transporter substrate-binding protein yields MSQSDYSPRQDPKKIIAVVLIVVVIGVSVYGILTWPKPKFRVYTYDSFMAWGPNPDEIDDEVFSAFEEEHGIDVQIERLQTDASGIISRLIAERENPVADVVIGIDNILILREDAKTVLEPYTPPNLDEALANTSLDLVDALDPEHYVVPFDYGLVTLIYDMQEMNVTTHPQLENLTFSNLAEMASSLVTENPQMSSPGLSFLLSEIAVEEKLNEEDWTNWWNQVRNDIDVQEGWSEAWSKWDSDESRSLLVSYGTDPAYSAYMSGSEPSTGVAPIVHNNQEYAWVQIEGMGIVKGGPHPDLAREFIQYCLTGKVQSHVAVNQWMYPVNGSVELDPAFQYALHPNEINMLNNLLSKNETATNLESWLDEWESIMTAA; encoded by the coding sequence ATGTCGCAAAGTGATTACAGCCCAAGGCAGGACCCAAAGAAGATAATCGCAGTTGTACTCATTGTAGTCGTCATCGGTGTATCAGTATATGGGATTCTCACATGGCCGAAACCCAAATTCAGAGTTTATACATACGACAGTTTCATGGCGTGGGGGCCAAACCCCGACGAAATCGACGATGAAGTGTTTTCGGCATTTGAAGAAGAGCACGGAATAGATGTACAAATCGAACGTCTTCAAACAGATGCGAGTGGCATTATTTCAAGATTAATTGCTGAAAGAGAGAATCCAGTCGCTGATGTGGTTATTGGCATTGACAATATCCTCATCCTCCGAGAAGATGCAAAGACCGTTTTGGAGCCATATACTCCACCCAACTTGGATGAGGCACTAGCAAACACATCCTTGGACCTGGTGGATGCACTTGATCCTGAGCATTATGTTGTGCCATTTGATTATGGTTTGGTCACCCTAATCTATGATATGCAGGAGATGAATGTCACAACGCATCCACAGCTCGAAAATCTAACATTTTCCAATCTTGCTGAGATGGCATCAAGTCTCGTTACCGAGAATCCACAGATGAGCAGCCCGGGTCTTAGTTTCCTTTTGAGTGAGATTGCTGTAGAAGAGAAGCTAAATGAAGAGGATTGGACCAATTGGTGGAATCAGGTTAGAAATGATATCGATGTGCAAGAGGGATGGTCAGAAGCGTGGAGTAAATGGGACAGTGATGAATCGAGGAGCCTTCTAGTTAGCTATGGAACGGATCCAGCCTATTCTGCATACATGTCAGGAAGCGAACCATCAACAGGGGTAGCACCAATCGTTCACAATAATCAAGAATATGCATGGGTGCAAATTGAAGGCATGGGCATAGTCAAAGGTGGGCCTCATCCGGATTTAGCAAGGGAGTTCATCCAATACTGTCTTACAGGGAAAGTCCAGTCCCATGTTGCAGTCAATCAATGGATGTACCCCGTCAATGGCTCTGTGGAATTAGATCCGGCTTTCCAGTATGCCCTTCATCCCAACGAAATAAATATGCTCAATAATCTGCTCAGCAAGAACGAGACTGCAACCAATCTTGAGTCATGGCTTGACGAATGGGAAAGCATTATGACAGCAGCCTAG
- a CDS encoding ATP-binding cassette domain-containing protein → MVEVEIAQMKREFRDGTKVGPISLKLEDGELMALLGPSGAGKTTTLRMVAGFIKPDSGRLLFDGRDVTYLSPTKRQIGMVFQSIALFPNMDVFHNIAFGLEMEGWDKDRIIDRVRELAAVFSIENLLSRNIDEVSGGEAQRVALARAVAKSPRLLLLDEPLSDLDPILRERLQVEIRKIQSELGITTIYVTHSQTEAFSVADRVAILQKGTVAQTGTAEELYSEPKNEFVARFVGSGNVFSGLVEKQTEKMSSIRIGDSLLTVKGVYESGSKITFTVKPAAIRITDAKEGGGTATVRSITPQIGAYKATMEFNGEPLVVLVTESETAAKLRNKRGENVGFGFDPRDAVVLSEEK, encoded by the coding sequence ATGGTGGAAGTCGAAATCGCCCAGATGAAGAGAGAATTCCGTGATGGTACCAAGGTGGGGCCAATCAGCTTGAAACTCGAAGACGGAGAGCTGATGGCCTTGCTAGGTCCCAGTGGTGCCGGAAAAACAACTACACTTAGGATGGTTGCAGGTTTCATCAAACCTGACAGTGGCAGACTCCTATTTGATGGGAGGGATGTCACATACCTAAGCCCCACAAAGCGCCAGATTGGGATGGTCTTTCAATCGATAGCGTTGTTTCCAAATATGGATGTCTTTCATAATATCGCCTTTGGGCTCGAAATGGAAGGATGGGATAAGGACAGAATTATAGACAGAGTGAGAGAGCTGGCGGCTGTCTTCAGTATAGAGAACCTGCTTTCACGGAACATTGACGAAGTCAGCGGAGGTGAAGCACAAAGGGTAGCGCTTGCCCGTGCGGTTGCCAAATCACCACGTCTCCTACTTCTCGATGAGCCGTTATCAGATTTGGATCCCATTCTTAGAGAACGTCTTCAGGTTGAAATTAGAAAGATTCAGAGCGAGCTAGGAATCACTACAATTTATGTAACACATAGCCAGACAGAGGCTTTCTCCGTAGCAGACAGAGTTGCTATACTACAGAAAGGTACAGTAGCTCAGACGGGTACCGCAGAAGAGCTATACAGTGAACCAAAAAACGAGTTCGTGGCACGTTTTGTAGGAAGTGGTAATGTTTTTTCGGGCCTCGTCGAAAAGCAAACCGAAAAGATGTCAAGTATCAGAATCGGAGATAGTCTACTTACAGTAAAGGGCGTTTATGAATCGGGAAGCAAGATTACGTTCACAGTGAAGCCTGCAGCAATCAGAATCACCGATGCCAAAGAAGGCGGTGGAACGGCAACTGTCCGATCGATAACACCACAGATTGGAGCGTATAAAGCGACAATGGAGTTCAACGGAGAACCGTTGGTCGTTCTCGTGACTGAATCGGAAACAGCAGCGAAACTCAGAAATAAAAGAGGGGAAAACGTGGGATTCGGCTTCGACCCTAGAGACGCAGTAGTCTTATCAGAAGAAAAATAG
- a CDS encoding GNAT family N-acetyltransferase → MKTWNFECKDGRSLFIRHARLSDGRNMFDGFAEVVAEGKWLPTLEIKTSLSQWLDWIERSKDTDDVILVALRDGHYVGHLTLRPERWDASEHVCRLGIIVRKPYRNTGVGKALMTASEEAAHDAGFEKIVLSTLSNNNIAIALYRSMEYREIGIRGNHFKMPEGYVDQVLFEKLLQ, encoded by the coding sequence ATGAAGACATGGAACTTCGAATGCAAAGATGGTAGATCTCTATTCATTCGACATGCACGACTTTCAGATGGAAGGAATATGTTTGATGGATTCGCTGAAGTTGTTGCAGAAGGGAAGTGGTTGCCTACTCTGGAAATAAAAACTAGTCTAAGTCAATGGTTGGACTGGATTGAACGCAGCAAAGATACAGATGATGTTATACTTGTAGCTTTGAGAGACGGACACTATGTAGGCCACTTGACGTTGAGACCTGAGCGATGGGATGCATCAGAACATGTTTGTAGACTTGGTATCATTGTAAGGAAGCCCTATCGGAACACAGGTGTCGGCAAAGCATTGATGACTGCTTCTGAAGAAGCTGCTCACGACGCCGGATTTGAGAAAATTGTTTTGAGTACACTCTCTAACAACAATATAGCAATTGCTTTGTATCGGAGCATGGAGTACCGAGAAATCGGGATTCGAGGAAATCACTTCAAAATGCCCGAGGGGTACGTAGATCAGGTACTTTTTGAGAAACTACTTCAGTGA
- a CDS encoding MFS transporter: MLSLKLKSYDTPHHQSISLMKTIKTAQPSLDNQTSTMPQSGRLRQVLMLAISLCMLQIGFGIITPIFPYYIAALGVGATELGVLAASFALSRIAFAGPLGGLSDSRGRKPVMLAALLGFASANVMYAFAPNIWVMILARAIEGAVSAGFYPAANAYMSDVTIPTNRCTGMGYLSMGNMVGFIIGPTAGGIMAQFLGIRLPFLVAAVSTIGTLVALYVLVTEPKISENQFHETNPQVNLREVFGRHKHSYFALAVALFGNMFAIRILEVAFLIDALTRFGVIPIQISLFFGIIGIITLLGNLGFGHLSDRIGRKWLIVFGCVISSCAMFVFMLSSTVTGFYLGGAVLGIGLSMRGPTIQALIGDLTDDEAYGKVMGAYGAVSNSAYVVGPILGGRLYDTTGNCVSSLALAGTISLVGAITTSLELSDSVPDDAD; encoded by the coding sequence ATGCTATCCTTAAAACTCAAATCCTATGATACTCCACACCACCAAAGTATTTCTCTTATGAAGACGATCAAGACGGCGCAACCATCACTGGACAACCAGACCTCAACCATGCCGCAAAGTGGTAGGCTACGACAGGTCTTGATGCTCGCGATTTCACTTTGTATGCTCCAAATCGGTTTTGGGATTATCACCCCGATTTTTCCCTACTACATTGCTGCTCTTGGTGTTGGTGCAACAGAACTAGGTGTTCTCGCCGCTTCTTTTGCGCTATCGCGGATTGCATTTGCAGGTCCTTTGGGGGGTCTCTCTGATAGTCGCGGAAGGAAACCCGTGATGCTTGCAGCATTGCTGGGATTCGCTTCAGCTAATGTGATGTATGCATTTGCGCCCAACATCTGGGTTATGATTCTTGCTAGAGCAATCGAAGGGGCAGTTTCAGCTGGATTCTATCCTGCTGCAAATGCTTACATGTCAGATGTAACCATTCCAACAAATCGCTGTACTGGCATGGGCTATCTCAGCATGGGAAACATGGTTGGTTTTATCATCGGTCCGACCGCTGGCGGGATTATGGCCCAGTTCCTTGGAATCAGATTACCATTTTTGGTGGCTGCTGTATCAACTATTGGCACCCTTGTGGCTCTCTATGTTCTGGTAACCGAACCGAAGATAAGCGAAAATCAATTCCATGAAACCAATCCCCAAGTAAATCTCAGAGAAGTCTTTGGCCGACATAAGCACTCTTACTTTGCTTTAGCTGTGGCTCTTTTTGGAAACATGTTTGCTATTAGGATACTAGAAGTTGCATTTCTGATCGACGCGTTAACTCGATTTGGGGTGATACCCATTCAGATATCGTTGTTCTTTGGCATAATTGGCATAATCACGCTGTTGGGAAACCTTGGATTTGGTCATTTGTCAGATCGAATTGGCCGCAAATGGCTAATCGTGTTCGGTTGTGTGATTAGTAGTTGTGCTATGTTCGTTTTTATGCTATCATCAACTGTGACTGGATTCTATCTCGGAGGGGCAGTCTTAGGAATTGGCCTGTCAATGCGTGGGCCAACAATTCAAGCGTTGATTGGCGATTTAACCGATGATGAGGCTTACGGAAAAGTGATGGGTGCATACGGTGCAGTGAGTAATAGTGCTTATGTGGTAGGACCAATCCTTGGAGGGCGATTATACGACACAACTGGTAATTGTGTGTCAAGTTTGGCATTGGCCGGAACAATATCACTTGTTGGGGCTATCACAACTTCGCTAGAGCTTTCTGATTCAGTACCTGACGATGCTGATTAA